The Mangifera indica cultivar Alphonso chromosome 12, CATAS_Mindica_2.1, whole genome shotgun sequence DNA window CTGTTGTTATCCTATCCTTTTCCCTCTACCTTTGTTGCCACCTACAAAGCCTTGATGCGACGAAGTCGAACGAAGCTAGAAGATTAAGAGGCCAGCTTCTCGACATCCATTGCATTTTCCATCACATCAGCTCTAGAGGAAGCTTCCGTCATGCGACTTGTCTTTGTTTGAAACCgaaacaacaaaaacacaacGAATTCTTGTCATTCAGAGTTGATTTAACGAAACCTCTTCATCTTCGGGCCTTATCGAGTTCATCGTGTTTGGGCTTTGTCAACATCGTTCTAACGTCGTCAACGATGACAAAGAGAGAAGGATGGGATGACAATAATGGTGGATGGAGTTTGGTTGCTGgagaacaaaagaaaagaaagtaaaccctaataaagggaaaatataactttttaaattttttgataaaagaaaattgttaatcatttaaattaaagaaaaaaatgagatataaattttatttattttaatattaatgataaaataatagttttatcataacaactaactaaaaaatttaacaaaaatggggtgataatgaatatttagatttttaaaacgaCATGGGGCATGTTTAGAAACAGAGTTAACCTTTGGTGGGATCATGTCTTTTggccatacatatatataaaattaacatgGTCTATTAACATAGTTCACTCATTTTTTGGTCACGGTTGAAAGTTTCTCTATAAGCATCGAAACAACGATCGCTCACGCGCTCATTGTGCGAGTAGCCTTCGGTCTGCATATCCAAATACCTCCAACACAACGGTGGATCCGATACAGTGAAATACTTACCAAAAAAGGAACAGTATCTTGTGTGCTGCATTTAAACTGTATATAACCACCGGCTTCTTTTAGCAGCTACCACTGCGGCCAATGGCAGCGGCACAAGAGTTGGAGATGCAGTCTTTTCACTGGCACAACACGGAGCTCGACGACCACAACTTCGAAATCCGAGGACGTATCCTCTACTTCTTCGTCGTTCTATCCGCCGTCGTCTTGCTCGTCGCTCTCTTCCTCCTTTACTCTCGCTGGCTCTGTCGTTTAATCCAGCCCTCCCTCGCCAACGCACCTGACGCGCCTCCATCCTTGTCCCAGGGCCTCGACCCGACGACAATTAACGCGTTGCCGATCATCATGCACCGCTTGAAGTCTACGCCAGATGTTAATACGGTTGGAGATGAAGAGAATGAGTGTTGTATTTGTCTCGGGGAGTTTGAAGATGGCGATAAGCTTAAGATTTTGCCAAAATGTCGACATTTTTATCACGGTGAGTGTGTTGACA harbors:
- the LOC123193512 gene encoding RING-H2 finger protein ATL66-like, encoding MAAAQELEMQSFHWHNTELDDHNFEIRGRILYFFVVLSAVVLLVALFLLYSRWLCRLIQPSLANAPDAPPSLSQGLDPTTINALPIIMHRLKSTPDVNTVGDEENECCICLGEFEDGDKLKILPKCRHFYHGECVDRWLSTQSSCPLCRNSLRVDSVVPSPISQ